In Balearica regulorum gibbericeps isolate bBalReg1 chromosome 32, bBalReg1.pri, whole genome shotgun sequence, a single genomic region encodes these proteins:
- the LOC104634521 gene encoding E3 ubiquitin-protein ligase TRIM39 isoform X1 encodes MAADSPAESFRDEASCSICLGFFQDPVSIHCGHNFCRACITRCWEEAEENFACPQCKETAPQRNLRPNRELAKIIEIAKRLSLQAAKGGAGGERLCEKHQEALKLFCEEDQIPICLVCRESQAHRVHAVVPIEEAAEEYKEKFQAHVQILKDRREKLLGLKAVEEGKSLDFLERVEMERQKVVSEVKELHQFVEGQERLLLDRLAKLDQEIMRRQEENINRLLEEISSIGEQIRELEEKCQQPVCEFLQDSKNILSRLEKDDAQKPAETSPELGEKPTDLPQKNIALKEMLMKFQVSLTLDPETAHPRLVLSEDRKRVRWEDTRQPVPDNPKRFDSSRCVLGCEGFSAGRHYWEVEVGDGEAWAVGVAKESVKRKGRISVNPKVGIWAVGQCGSQYQALTSPTIPISLLTAPKVIGIYLDYEAGRVAFFDSNNEAPIFTYPPTSFAGEQILPLLCLGRGCQFTLSP; translated from the exons ATGGCTGCAGACAGCCCTGCCGAAAGTTTCCGCGACGAAGCCTCCTGCTCCATCTGCCTGGGCTTCTTCCAAGACCCCGTCTCCATTCATTGCGGTCACAACTTCTGCCGGGCATGCATCACCCGTTGCTGGGAGGAAGCTGAGGAGAATTTTGCTTGCCCTCAGTGCAAAGAAACGGCCCCGCAGAGAAACCTGAGACCGAACCGGGAACTGGCAAAAATCATCGAGATAGCCAAGCGGCtgagcctgcaggcagccaaaggaggggcaggaggggagaggctgTGTGAGAAGCACCAGGAAGCTCTGAAACTCTTTTGCGAGGAGGATCAGATCCCCATCTGCTTGGTTTGCAGAGAGTCCCAGGCTCACCGAGTCCACGCCGTAGTCCCCATCGAGGAGGCTGCAGAGGAGTACAAG GAGAAATTCCAGGCTCATGTGCAGATCCTgaaggacagaagagaaaagctgttGGGGCTGAAAGCGGTCGAGGAAGGGAAAAGCCTGGACTTTCTC GAACGAGTTGAAATGGAGAGGCAGAAGGTTGTGTCTGAAGTCAAGGAGCTGCACCAGTTTGTGGAGGGACAGGAACGTCTCCTTTTGGACCGCCTGGCAAAGCTGGACCAGGAGATCATGAGGAGACAGGAGGAGAACATCAACAGGCTTTTGGAGGAGATCTCCTCCATCGGCGAGCAAATCCGTGAACTGGAGGAGAAGTGTCAGCAGCCAGTGTGTGAATTCCTGCAG GACAGCAAAAACATCTTGAGCAG gCTTGAGAAGGATGATGCCCAGAAGCCAGCAGAGACATCACCTGAGCTGGGAGAGAAACCCACCGATCTTCCTCAGAAAAATATTGCCCTCAAAGAGATGCTGATGAAATTTCAAG TAAGCTTGACGCTGGATCCAGAAACGGCACACCCCCGGCTCGTCCTGTCTGAGGATCGCAAGCGTGTGAGATGGGAAGACACCCGCCAGCCCGTACCCGACAACCCCAAACGTTTTGACTCCTCTCGTTGCGTCCTGGGTTGCGAGGGTTTCAGTGCGGGGAGGCATTActgggaggtggaggtgggagATGGGGAAGCCTGGGCTGTCGGGGTGGCCAAGGAGTCGGTGAAGAGGAAGGGACGGATCAGCGTCAACCCCAAGGTGGGGATCTGGGCGGTGGGGCAGTGTGGGAGCCAGTACCAGGCTCTCACCTCCCCTACCATCCCCATCTCCCTGCTCACTGCCCCCAAGGTGATTGGGATTTACCTGGACTACGAGGCAGGGCGAGTGGCGTTTTTTGACTCCAATAACGAGGCACCGATCTTCACCTACCCCCCAACATCCTTTGCAGGGGAGCAAATcctccccctgctctgcctggggagggggtgccAGTTCACGCTCTCTCCCTGA
- the LOC104634521 gene encoding zinc finger protein RFP isoform X2: MAADSPAESFRDEASCSICLGFFQDPVSIHCGHNFCRACITRCWEEAEENFACPQCKETAPQRNLRPNRELAKIIEIAKRLSLQAAKGGAGGERLCEKHQEALKLFCEEDQIPICLVCRESQAHRVHAVVPIEEAAEEYKERVEMERQKVVSEVKELHQFVEGQERLLLDRLAKLDQEIMRRQEENINRLLEEISSIGEQIRELEEKCQQPVCEFLQDSKNILSRLEKDDAQKPAETSPELGEKPTDLPQKNIALKEMLMKFQVSLTLDPETAHPRLVLSEDRKRVRWEDTRQPVPDNPKRFDSSRCVLGCEGFSAGRHYWEVEVGDGEAWAVGVAKESVKRKGRISVNPKVGIWAVGQCGSQYQALTSPTIPISLLTAPKVIGIYLDYEAGRVAFFDSNNEAPIFTYPPTSFAGEQILPLLCLGRGCQFTLSP; this comes from the exons ATGGCTGCAGACAGCCCTGCCGAAAGTTTCCGCGACGAAGCCTCCTGCTCCATCTGCCTGGGCTTCTTCCAAGACCCCGTCTCCATTCATTGCGGTCACAACTTCTGCCGGGCATGCATCACCCGTTGCTGGGAGGAAGCTGAGGAGAATTTTGCTTGCCCTCAGTGCAAAGAAACGGCCCCGCAGAGAAACCTGAGACCGAACCGGGAACTGGCAAAAATCATCGAGATAGCCAAGCGGCtgagcctgcaggcagccaaaggaggggcaggaggggagaggctgTGTGAGAAGCACCAGGAAGCTCTGAAACTCTTTTGCGAGGAGGATCAGATCCCCATCTGCTTGGTTTGCAGAGAGTCCCAGGCTCACCGAGTCCACGCCGTAGTCCCCATCGAGGAGGCTGCAGAGGAGTACAAG GAACGAGTTGAAATGGAGAGGCAGAAGGTTGTGTCTGAAGTCAAGGAGCTGCACCAGTTTGTGGAGGGACAGGAACGTCTCCTTTTGGACCGCCTGGCAAAGCTGGACCAGGAGATCATGAGGAGACAGGAGGAGAACATCAACAGGCTTTTGGAGGAGATCTCCTCCATCGGCGAGCAAATCCGTGAACTGGAGGAGAAGTGTCAGCAGCCAGTGTGTGAATTCCTGCAG GACAGCAAAAACATCTTGAGCAG gCTTGAGAAGGATGATGCCCAGAAGCCAGCAGAGACATCACCTGAGCTGGGAGAGAAACCCACCGATCTTCCTCAGAAAAATATTGCCCTCAAAGAGATGCTGATGAAATTTCAAG TAAGCTTGACGCTGGATCCAGAAACGGCACACCCCCGGCTCGTCCTGTCTGAGGATCGCAAGCGTGTGAGATGGGAAGACACCCGCCAGCCCGTACCCGACAACCCCAAACGTTTTGACTCCTCTCGTTGCGTCCTGGGTTGCGAGGGTTTCAGTGCGGGGAGGCATTActgggaggtggaggtgggagATGGGGAAGCCTGGGCTGTCGGGGTGGCCAAGGAGTCGGTGAAGAGGAAGGGACGGATCAGCGTCAACCCCAAGGTGGGGATCTGGGCGGTGGGGCAGTGTGGGAGCCAGTACCAGGCTCTCACCTCCCCTACCATCCCCATCTCCCTGCTCACTGCCCCCAAGGTGATTGGGATTTACCTGGACTACGAGGCAGGGCGAGTGGCGTTTTTTGACTCCAATAACGAGGCACCGATCTTCACCTACCCCCCAACATCCTTTGCAGGGGAGCAAATcctccccctgctctgcctggggagggggtgccAGTTCACGCTCTCTCCCTGA